TGGCCAAAGCGGCTGGTGTCCGCCATTTCATCCACGTTGGCAGCTTTTACTTCCACGTGGCTCCTGAATTGGTCGACAGCGTGCCATACGTGCGATCCAGAAAACTGGCTGCCGACGGCGTTGTTGCGCAGGCATCGCCCAGATTCTATGCCTGCAGTCTCGACGCTCCTTTTGTTGTCGGAACGGTCCCAGGGATGAAGGTCCCCATGTTCGATGCCTATATTAGGTATgcgaaaggggagcttcCAATCCCTCCTTCAGCACCTCCCGGAGGAACGAACTTCATCTCGGCGCAATCTCTCTCAGAAGCCATTGCAGGGGCATTGGCTAGTGGGCCCTCTGTCAGTGGCAAGGCTATACTGGTTGGGGATGAAAACTTGACCTTTGTGGCTTACTTTGAAATGTTTTTCAAAGCTGTGGGAAAGGAGACGCATTTCCCTGTGCTGGAACAAGACCATCCTTTGCTCCCAAGAGCCACGCTCTTCACAGGAACAAAGACGGTATCGTAGGAACCGGTGAAGGAAGAGCGGGAGGCCTTGGGCAGCTATCGACGTAACGATATACACAATGCCATCATTGAGATAGTTGAAGACCTGGGGCGGCAGCAGGGGTAACAAGGTCAAAGAGGGAGGCGTGGTAGGGCCGTGTCAGAAGTAGAGGACAGCTTTCGATCCTTTCAAAGACGTTTTGGGGCATATTGAGGTATTAAATAGTGTGTTGCTGTGAGGATCAAGAAAATTGGGTGTATTTTAGCCAAAGATAATCTGAAAAGGAGCATCCCCAGAAGACCATCCAAGTCTTGTTTCCGCCAACAGATAGTAAGAGTATCCAACAGGTGACACCCAGCCTACCGCCCTCATGGGTCAGAATCCTCAATTACCTCCGATAGGTAAGATTTTGTTCTTCGCCTCCGGGGTGATCCGTCATAGCAGAAGACCGACTTGACCGGATTATTACGCAGGTCCACAAGATCGCGTGAATAGGTGGTGAGCTTGCCCTTGCATCTTGTTTTTCTTGAACACGTCAATATTACCGTGCCATGCAAGTTAAAATGAGAGATGTCTTACGCATATGCCACGCACATCGTTAACTGTCTCGTGTGGATGCTCTTGACTTCAAATCCCGCGGTCCTGTGTCTCTGTCAGGAGCGTGTAGCTTGGTTTATCTATATCGTAGAAGACGTACTTCTTGTCAACGTCGTAGCAGCCCCATCCAAGTAGGTTTCTACTGGTCCCGCCGAAGTTGGGTTCCGAGTAGACTGCTCCCTGTACGGTCAAGCTTAGTAGGAGTGCTGGTTTAAGTCGGATAATGAATAGACGCACCACAGCGGTCGGATCCCCCTGACCCGCCGTCGGCCTGTTTGGGGGTGTTAAACTAGACAAGAACTTGAAGAAAATTCCTATCCAATACATCTTGTCCAGAATTTTGGAGTTTCACCGATGTTGCGTCACTCCAATGGACGTTGCGTGGAAGGAAATGAGACGGATACCCGTCAAATCGGGGCATATGATATCTTTATACTGCGTTGAAGATGGCCGTGGCCGGGATGGTTTCCGGGTCAGCAGCCCCTTACACTTAGACACATAATGAAGTGATCATTGGTAAACTATAAGAGGTATGGCTCCGATACCATCAATTTTAGTTGCATAAAACCGGGGAACCTTTTTGTTGGGGTCCATGTTGTCATTGTGTgaggccactgtgttagcattgggatatgattCTATGATtctatgatgtgttgatgttgtggtTTTTtatatagttgaagcccggccctcgatgggataactgagccagaagatggaTAAGATAGTTGTCATTGCGTGAAGATACGTGTTATTTGCTGCTGTGGCTGATGCTCTGTTTGGCCGAGAGGGGAAGTCTcattggcatcatcaacaacttGGGTTACGGTCTTTCACGAGGTTAAGGTTTGAATTTCTGACCGAGGGCTTTGGCCGAAAGAAAACTGCCATGGTCACCGCAccaaaagaaaaagaaaagccATTGGTGACTACAGTCTGGTGCTGAGCTGGCATATATGGTACGCCGGAGTTTAGATCGTCTTGTGCAGTCAAATCGAGAACTCGAGTCTGAACTCGACCAGGCCAGCATCCCGTTAGCCATCGGCACGGGAAGGGACGAGGGTACATGGATTATTTCTCTATCACGACGAAAAGTGTTAGAGGTGGGAAACATGGCATTTTAAGTCTTCTATTAGCGCATAACGCTTCTGTGGAATGTGACTGAGGCATGCATCGGTCATAGTCATAGCGTTGGCGACA
This region of Fusarium keratoplasticum isolate Fu6.1 chromosome 7, whole genome shotgun sequence genomic DNA includes:
- a CDS encoding Epimerase domain-containing protein; this translates as MKILIVGGTGMIGGHAALHLRSLGHDVAIAGRHHPPPSIPDLAQLEFVKGDFTAGDFGIDQLSKFDAVVFTAGSDIRHVPENTDADQHYLHVNGTLIPDFARLAKAAGVRHFIHVGSFYFHVAPELVDSVPYVRSRKLAADGVVAQASPRFYACSLDAPFVVGTVPGMKVPMFDAYIRYAKGELPIPPSAPPGGTNFISAQSLSEAIAGALASGPSVSGKAILVGDENLTFVAYFEMFFKAVGKETHFPVLEQDHPLLPRATLFTGTKTVS